Proteins encoded by one window of Blastopirellula marina:
- the tdh gene encoding L-threonine 3-dehydrogenase encodes MKALVKRHAEKGLWLEDVPEPAIGINDVLIKVLKTGICGTDLHIYKWDAWAKKTIPVPMVVGHEFVGEIVEVGSNVGIFEPGQIVSGEGHVVCGQCRNCMAGRRHLCSETEGIGVNRPGAFAEYISIPMTNVWHHADDIPLDVASIFDPFGNAVHTALTFPVLGEDVLITGAGPIGCMAAAVCKHAGARFVVVTDVNPWRLELAKKLGATRVVDVRNEKLSDVQKELGMHEGFDVGLEMSGNDVAFRDMIKNMCHGGKIAMLGIPPEDIAIDWNDVIFNMLTIKGIYGRQMYETWYQMTVLLQGGLDLDPVITHRLHYTEFEKGFEAMFSGQSGKVVLDWTEK; translated from the coding sequence CCCGGAACCAGCCATCGGCATCAACGATGTTCTGATCAAGGTCCTCAAGACTGGTATCTGTGGAACGGATCTCCACATCTACAAATGGGATGCCTGGGCGAAGAAAACCATTCCGGTACCGATGGTCGTCGGGCACGAGTTCGTCGGTGAGATCGTCGAAGTAGGCTCGAACGTCGGCATCTTCGAGCCTGGCCAGATTGTCAGTGGCGAAGGACACGTCGTCTGCGGTCAGTGCCGTAACTGCATGGCCGGACGTCGCCATCTTTGCTCGGAAACCGAAGGAATCGGCGTCAATCGTCCCGGCGCATTTGCCGAATACATCTCGATTCCCATGACCAACGTCTGGCATCATGCCGACGACATTCCGCTAGACGTGGCTTCGATCTTCGATCCCTTCGGCAACGCGGTTCACACGGCCCTGACCTTCCCCGTGCTGGGCGAAGATGTCCTGATTACTGGTGCCGGTCCCATCGGCTGCATGGCCGCCGCCGTTTGCAAGCACGCCGGAGCACGCTTCGTCGTGGTGACCGACGTGAACCCATGGCGACTGGAACTGGCCAAGAAGCTGGGCGCGACCCGCGTTGTCGACGTCCGCAACGAGAAGCTCTCGGACGTGCAAAAAGAGCTGGGCATGCACGAAGGCTTCGACGTCGGCCTGGAAATGTCAGGCAATGACGTGGCCTTCCGCGATATGATCAAAAACATGTGCCATGGCGGCAAGATCGCGATGCTCGGCATTCCCCCTGAAGACATCGCCATCGACTGGAACGATGTCATCTTCAACATGCTGACCATCAAGGGCATCTATGGCCGCCAGATGTACGAAACCTGGTATCAGATGACCGTGCTGCTGCAAGGCGGTCTCGACCTCGACCCGGTCATCACGCACCGTTTGCACTACACCGAATTTGAAAAAGGCTTCGAGGCAATGTTCTCCGGACAATCGGGGAAGGTTGTGCTCGATTGGACGGAAAAATAA
- a CDS encoding glycine C-acetyltransferase — protein sequence MWNEEVKSRYSGILDEIREAGLYKSERTILSPQKSKIDLPQQQHVLNMCANNYLGLSDHPEIIAAAKEGLDRWGYGLSSVRFICGTQQSHEQLEDEITKFLGMEDTILYSSCFDANGGLFETILGPEDAILSDELNHASIIDGVRLCKAQRFRYKNNDMADLEAKLKEAAGARVKLIATDGVFSMDGYICNLPDLCDLADKYGAMVMVDDSHAVGFMGKTGRGTHEHHDVIDRIDIITGTLGKALGGASGGYTSGRKEIVDLLRQRSRPYLFSNTLAPPIVAGSLKALELIQSSTALRDKLEANTKFFREEIAKLGLDVLPGEHPIVPVMFYDAKVAAEFSERLLKRGIYVIGFSYPVVPQGKARIRTQVSAGHSIEELKFAVEQFAAVKQELGL from the coding sequence ATGTGGAATGAAGAAGTAAAGTCGCGTTATTCGGGCATCCTCGACGAAATCCGTGAAGCAGGTCTCTACAAGAGCGAACGCACGATTCTTTCGCCGCAGAAGTCGAAGATCGACCTGCCACAGCAGCAACATGTGCTGAACATGTGCGCGAACAACTATCTCGGTCTGTCCGATCATCCCGAGATCATCGCCGCCGCCAAGGAAGGTCTCGATCGCTGGGGTTACGGGCTTTCCTCAGTTCGTTTCATCTGCGGTACGCAGCAGTCGCACGAGCAACTGGAAGACGAGATCACCAAGTTCCTGGGCATGGAAGACACGATCCTCTATTCGTCCTGCTTCGATGCCAACGGCGGACTGTTCGAAACGATCCTTGGCCCGGAAGATGCCATCCTTTCCGACGAGTTGAATCACGCCAGCATCATCGACGGCGTTCGCCTCTGCAAAGCGCAACGGTTCCGTTACAAGAATAACGACATGGCCGATCTCGAGGCCAAGCTGAAAGAAGCTGCCGGTGCCCGCGTCAAGCTGATCGCGACCGACGGTGTGTTCAGCATGGACGGCTACATTTGCAACTTGCCGGACCTGTGCGACCTGGCCGATAAGTACGGCGCGATGGTCATGGTTGACGACTCGCATGCCGTGGGCTTCATGGGCAAGACCGGCAGAGGAACGCACGAGCATCACGATGTGATCGACCGCATCGACATCATCACCGGCACGCTTGGCAAAGCGCTCGGTGGTGCTTCAGGCGGTTACACCAGCGGTCGGAAGGAAATCGTCGACTTACTGCGTCAACGCTCGCGTCCTTACCTGTTCTCCAATACGCTGGCCCCGCCGATCGTGGCTGGCTCGCTGAAGGCCTTAGAGCTGATCCAAAGCTCGACCGCACTCCGCGACAAACTGGAAGCCAACACCAAGTTCTTCCGCGAAGAGATCGCTAAGCTGGGTCTCGATGTCCTGCCAGGCGAGCACCCGATCGTGCCGGTGATGTTTTACGACGCCAAGGTCGCGGCCGAGTTCTCGGAACGACTCCTCAAGCGGGGAATTTACGTGATTGGATTCTCGTACCCGGTCGTTCCGCAAGGGAAAGCTCGCATCCGCACCCAGGTTTCCGCTGGACATTCGATCGAAGAACTGAAGTTCGCCGTCGAGCAGTTCGCCGCTGTGAAACAAGAGCTGGGACTCTAA
- a CDS encoding homoserine dehydrogenase, which yields MHKTKVAIVGLGTVGAGVAKILLDHGDRTARNAGTTLWLEKAVVRDLSRARDCELPDGVLTDDLSEVTGDPEIKVVAQLIGGIEPARTIMLQLLESGKDIVTANKALIAEHGAELFARARELGRSIAFDAAVAGGIPIITNLSQCLTANQVSSLSGILNGTSNFIASAMEEQEASYKWAVKEAQRLGYAEADPTMDVDGTDAAQKLAILAHIAFGIKIDWKKIPREGIDKLLPVDIRFAKELGYRIKLLASAQLSDDGLELHVSPSLIRAGEPLAEVRGPFNAINVEGDQVGPLFYYGQGAGQKPTASAVVADMIDMAVGRTALTFRTLKLFTENHSDVQMCSPDKIRGRHYFRFSVEDRPGVLAEIARALGEEGISIASVIQHEPENFDGDTKSYTPLVIMTHTATQGQAARALEVISKMPTVKPGARKMLVQD from the coding sequence ATGCACAAAACGAAGGTCGCCATTGTCGGCTTAGGAACCGTCGGAGCTGGCGTCGCTAAAATCCTACTCGATCACGGCGACCGCACGGCTCGTAACGCGGGCACTACCTTATGGTTAGAGAAAGCCGTCGTGCGCGATCTGAGCCGTGCCCGAGACTGCGAACTACCGGACGGCGTGCTGACAGACGACTTGAGCGAAGTCACAGGCGACCCCGAAATCAAGGTCGTCGCGCAGCTGATCGGGGGGATTGAACCTGCCCGCACCATCATGCTGCAGCTGCTGGAAAGCGGTAAAGATATCGTTACCGCCAATAAAGCTCTGATTGCCGAACACGGTGCCGAGTTGTTTGCCCGCGCACGCGAGCTGGGCCGCAGCATTGCCTTCGACGCCGCCGTGGCTGGCGGGATTCCGATCATCACGAATCTCAGCCAGTGCCTGACCGCCAATCAGGTCAGTTCGCTCAGCGGCATCTTGAACGGCACTTCGAACTTCATTGCTTCAGCCATGGAAGAACAAGAGGCCAGCTACAAGTGGGCCGTCAAAGAAGCCCAGCGTCTCGGCTACGCCGAAGCCGATCCGACGATGGATGTCGACGGGACCGATGCCGCCCAGAAGCTGGCCATCCTCGCGCACATCGCCTTCGGCATCAAAATCGACTGGAAGAAGATCCCCCGCGAAGGGATCGATAAGCTGTTGCCGGTCGACATCCGCTTCGCCAAAGAACTCGGCTATCGTATCAAGCTGTTAGCTTCGGCTCAGCTGAGCGACGACGGCCTGGAATTACATGTCTCGCCATCGCTGATCCGAGCCGGCGAACCGCTAGCCGAAGTACGCGGTCCGTTCAACGCCATCAACGTCGAAGGGGACCAGGTTGGTCCGCTGTTCTACTACGGCCAAGGTGCCGGCCAGAAGCCGACCGCTTCCGCGGTTGTTGCTGATATGATCGACATGGCGGTCGGTCGCACTGCCTTGACGTTCCGCACGCTGAAGCTCTTCACCGAGAATCACAGCGATGTTCAGATGTGCTCGCCCGATAAGATCCGAGGTCGCCACTACTTCCGCTTCAGCGTCGAAGACCGTCCTGGTGTGCTGGCTGAAATTGCTCGCGCGCTGGGTGAAGAAGGCATTTCGATCGCCTCGGTGATTCAGCATGAGCCCGAGAACTTCGACGGCGACACCAAGAGCTACACCCCACTGGTGATCATGACCCACACGGCAACTCAGGGACAAGCGGCTCGCGCGCTGGAAGTGATCAGCAAGATGCCTACCGTCAAACCAGGTGCCCGCAAGATGCTGGTCCAAGACTAG
- a CDS encoding cofactor-independent phosphoglycerate mutase, with product MKYAIVIPDGCADEPQDSLGGKTPLEAANVPNMDAVAKAGVVGRADNVPAHLPAGSDVANLSLLGYNPLEYFTGRAPLEAAAQGIQLGADDWAVRCNLVTIEDQIMKSFTAGQISSEEAKALLQTAQEKLAGPGVEFHPGVSYRNLLIYRGADRPAPFTMETRTTPPHDLSDKSVADSYPRGLGSDWLSDMMSRSVELFADHPVNLKRIAEGKPPATNIWLWGLGRRPALTPFHELYGKTGKMITAVDLLRGLAALIGWDRIEVPGATGYTDTDYAAKGQYAINALDSTDVICVHVEATDEASHEGDIEEKIKALEAIDGKIVGPLHEALKKYGEYRMIVLPDHPTFCRTKTHSHGFVPLTMCGSGIEADAFEAYNERNADASSLSFDEGWKMMPYFLGV from the coding sequence ATGAAATACGCGATTGTCATTCCCGACGGCTGCGCCGACGAACCGCAAGACTCGCTCGGTGGTAAGACTCCCCTGGAAGCTGCCAACGTCCCGAACATGGATGCCGTGGCCAAAGCTGGCGTCGTCGGTCGAGCCGATAACGTTCCGGCCCATCTGCCGGCCGGTAGCGACGTGGCCAACTTGAGCCTGCTCGGCTACAACCCGCTGGAATACTTCACAGGCCGTGCCCCACTGGAAGCCGCTGCCCAAGGTATTCAGCTGGGTGCCGATGACTGGGCAGTTCGCTGCAACCTGGTCACCATCGAAGACCAAATAATGAAGAGCTTCACCGCCGGACAGATCTCGTCGGAAGAAGCCAAAGCCCTGCTGCAAACGGCCCAAGAGAAGCTGGCCGGCCCTGGCGTCGAGTTTCATCCCGGCGTCAGCTACCGCAATCTGCTAATCTACCGGGGCGCGGACCGTCCTGCTCCGTTCACTATGGAAACCCGCACCACGCCGCCGCACGACCTCAGCGACAAGTCAGTCGCAGACAGCTATCCGCGCGGTCTGGGCAGCGACTGGCTTTCCGACATGATGAGCCGCAGCGTCGAGCTGTTCGCCGATCACCCGGTCAACCTGAAACGTATCGCCGAAGGCAAGCCGCCGGCAACCAACATCTGGCTGTGGGGCCTGGGCCGTCGCCCTGCCCTGACGCCGTTCCACGAACTGTACGGCAAGACCGGTAAGATGATCACCGCAGTCGACCTGCTACGCGGGCTTGCCGCGCTGATCGGCTGGGACCGCATCGAAGTCCCAGGTGCGACCGGCTACACCGACACCGATTACGCCGCCAAGGGACAATACGCGATCAACGCGTTGGATTCCACCGACGTGATCTGCGTGCATGTCGAAGCGACCGACGAAGCTTCGCACGAAGGGGACATCGAGGAAAAGATTAAAGCCCTGGAAGCGATTGACGGAAAGATCGTCGGCCCGCTGCATGAAGCGCTGAAGAAGTACGGCGAGTATCGCATGATCGTTCTACCTGATCATCCGACGTTCTGCCGCACGAAAACTCATAGCCACGGCTTTGTCCCGCTGACCATGTGTGGCAGTGGCATCGAGGCCGACGCGTTCGAGGCTTACAACGAACGCAACGCCGACGCCTCGTCGCTAAGCTTCGACGAAGGCTGGAAGATGATGCCATACTTCCTCGGCGTATAA
- a CDS encoding aspartate kinase — translation MSLIVQKFGGTSVADCEKIVSAARKAIRAQREGHQVVMVVSAMGKNTDVLVDLAQQVSDNPPAREMDMLLSTGEQVSVALMAMAIDALGSKAVSLTGAQIGIRTDSTHTKARIRSIETSRVKQLLDEGNIVIAAGFQGIDENLNITTLGRGGSDTTAVALAAVLDADSCEIYTDVDGVYTTDPRVLPDARRVPQIAYDEMLELASLGAGVMHSRSIEFAKKFGVPIHVRSSFTDVPGTLIVHDPESKTRPVSGAAITKKEARITLEGIPDEPGVSLELFRRIAAKAISVDMIVQNISKDGKANISFTVPQNELKVTLDAVKQASELLQPENITYDDHVSKVSVVGLGMATLPGVANKMFRVLSEEGINIQAISTSEIKISVLVSQADAQRALQAVHNGFELDITPEDSPTEVSSVRVRDVTDPAIVVQRLREMEDLAIDDIELDRSQALLLVRRVPDRPGIAAQVFDAVASKGINIDVIIQNVGRDDCANVSFTCPASDYEKAYAALEEVVAEMGEGEVEGNREAAKLTVSGIGLRSHTGVGVRMFKALSSAGINVDLISTSEVRVNVIVDEDEGEPGLKALQAAFKDVLLDT, via the coding sequence ATGTCATTGATTGTTCAGAAGTTTGGAGGAACCAGCGTCGCCGACTGCGAGAAGATCGTTTCCGCAGCCAGAAAAGCGATCCGCGCTCAGCGAGAAGGTCACCAGGTGGTGATGGTCGTCAGCGCGATGGGCAAGAACACGGACGTCCTGGTCGATCTGGCCCAACAGGTCAGCGACAACCCACCTGCCCGCGAAATGGACATGCTTCTTTCCACCGGCGAGCAGGTCAGCGTTGCCCTGATGGCGATGGCCATCGACGCGCTCGGCTCGAAGGCCGTAAGCCTGACCGGTGCCCAGATCGGCATTCGCACCGACAGCACCCACACCAAGGCCCGTATCCGCTCAATCGAAACTTCGCGTGTGAAGCAGTTGCTCGACGAAGGCAATATCGTCATCGCCGCCGGTTTCCAGGGAATCGACGAAAACCTCAACATCACCACGCTTGGCCGCGGCGGTAGCGATACCACGGCCGTGGCCTTAGCCGCCGTGCTCGATGCCGACTCGTGCGAAATCTACACCGATGTCGATGGCGTTTACACGACCGACCCGCGCGTCCTGCCCGATGCTCGCCGCGTCCCTCAGATTGCCTATGACGAAATGCTCGAACTGGCCAGCCTGGGTGCCGGCGTGATGCACAGCCGCTCGATCGAGTTCGCCAAGAAGTTCGGCGTGCCGATCCACGTCCGCAGCAGTTTCACCGATGTCCCTGGTACGCTGATCGTGCACGACCCGGAATCGAAAACTCGCCCGGTCAGCGGCGCAGCGATCACCAAGAAGGAAGCTCGCATCACCCTGGAAGGCATACCAGACGAACCAGGCGTCTCGCTGGAACTGTTTCGCCGTATCGCCGCCAAAGCGATCTCGGTCGATATGATCGTCCAGAACATCAGCAAGGATGGCAAAGCGAACATCAGTTTCACCGTTCCGCAGAACGAACTGAAGGTGACGCTCGACGCTGTGAAGCAAGCCTCGGAACTGCTTCAGCCTGAGAACATCACCTACGACGATCACGTCTCGAAGGTTTCGGTCGTTGGTCTGGGTATGGCCACACTGCCCGGCGTCGCCAACAAGATGTTCCGCGTCCTTTCCGAAGAAGGAATCAATATCCAGGCTATCTCGACCTCGGAAATCAAGATCTCGGTTCTGGTCAGCCAGGCCGATGCCCAGCGGGCGTTGCAGGCCGTTCACAACGGCTTTGAGCTCGACATCACCCCCGAAGATTCGCCCACCGAAGTCAGCTCAGTACGCGTTCGCGACGTAACCGATCCGGCCATCGTCGTTCAGCGTCTACGCGAAATGGAAGACTTGGCCATCGACGACATTGAACTCGATCGTAGCCAAGCACTGCTGTTGGTTCGCCGCGTCCCAGATCGACCAGGCATCGCTGCCCAGGTCTTCGATGCGGTCGCCTCGAAGGGAATCAACATCGACGTAATTATCCAGAATGTTGGCCGCGATGATTGTGCTAACGTCAGCTTCACCTGCCCCGCTTCCGACTACGAAAAGGCCTACGCGGCCCTGGAAGAAGTCGTGGCTGAGATGGGTGAAGGGGAAGTTGAAGGGAACCGCGAGGCGGCCAAGCTGACCGTCAGCGGTATTGGCCTGCGAAGCCACACCGGAGTCGGTGTCCGCATGTTCAAAGCCCTGAGTAGTGCCGGCATCAACGTCGACCTGATCAGCACGTCGGAAGTCCGCGTGAACGTCATCGTCGACGAAGACGAAGGAGAACCAGGCCTGAAAGCCCTGCAAGCCGCGTTCAAAGACGTCCTGCTGGACACGTGA
- a CDS encoding bifunctional nuclease family protein — protein sequence MPIQMELSRIIISEINDQQVIYLKEVDGERQFPIMIGIFEATSIHRRVKDFVPPRPLTHDLIVSIVERLGGELDSVIINDLKEGTYFANLRVKVDGELVSIDARPSDAIAVAVTSQPHLPIYVEEHVLEESEV from the coding sequence ATGCCCATTCAGATGGAACTCTCGCGGATCATCATCAGCGAGATTAACGACCAGCAGGTTATCTACTTGAAGGAAGTGGACGGAGAACGCCAGTTTCCGATCATGATTGGCATCTTCGAAGCGACCAGCATTCACCGCCGCGTGAAGGACTTCGTCCCGCCTCGCCCGCTAACGCACGACCTGATTGTCAGCATCGTCGAACGCCTGGGTGGTGAACTCGATAGCGTCATCATCAACGACCTGAAAGAAGGGACCTACTTCGCCAACCTCCGCGTGAAGGTCGACGGCGAACTGGTCTCGATCGATGCCCGGCCGTCGGATGCCATCGCCGTGGCTGTGACGAGCCAGCCTCACTTGCCGATCTACGTGGAAGAACACGTGCTGGAAGAATCGGAAGTCTAG
- a CDS encoding trypsin-like serine peptidase, translating to MLRMLARLSLLSCTALLLFGSSSRVAVAEDLNTQMLRATVKLSHEDSTGTGFILTPNDGKSFLLVTANHVLDTTKGNETTIIFRQKIAEGEYKKLPVKLNIRNDEKPLWVKHPSEDVAVIAVTPPEGADLAKLSTDLLATDDALKENQVHPGQTMFFLGYPHREEASAAGFPILRSGPIATFPLLPTQKTKTFYVNANIFSGDSGGPVYTSRSEASGNDPMIMGIIHGQRFVHNTVKGDYITVKTHHQFGLAIVVHASFIIEAIELLKPSQAGS from the coding sequence ATGTTACGCATGTTAGCCCGCCTATCTCTTTTGTCGTGCACGGCACTTCTTCTATTCGGATCGTCATCTCGAGTGGCCGTTGCCGAAGACCTGAACACTCAGATGCTCCGCGCGACAGTGAAACTCAGTCACGAAGATTCTACCGGGACCGGCTTCATCCTCACGCCCAACGACGGCAAAAGCTTCCTGCTGGTCACGGCGAACCACGTTCTCGACACCACCAAAGGCAACGAGACAACGATCATCTTCCGCCAAAAGATCGCTGAGGGAGAATACAAAAAGCTGCCGGTCAAGCTGAACATCCGTAACGATGAGAAGCCTCTGTGGGTAAAACATCCGAGCGAAGATGTCGCTGTGATTGCCGTAACGCCCCCTGAAGGTGCCGACCTGGCGAAGCTTTCGACCGACCTGCTGGCGACTGACGACGCCCTAAAAGAGAACCAGGTTCACCCCGGTCAAACGATGTTCTTCCTGGGCTACCCTCACCGAGAAGAAGCCAGTGCTGCCGGGTTTCCCATCCTTCGAAGTGGGCCAATCGCGACCTTCCCGCTGCTGCCCACCCAGAAGACCAAGACCTTTTACGTGAACGCCAACATCTTCAGCGGCGACAGTGGCGGCCCCGTCTACACGTCGCGCAGTGAAGCTAGCGGCAACGACCCCATGATTATGGGAATCATCCACGGGCAGCGTTTCGTGCATAACACCGTGAAAGGAGACTACATCACGGTCAAGACTCACCACCAGTTTGGTCTGGCGATTGTGGTACACGCGTCGTTTATCATCGAGGCGATCGAGCTTCTGAAACCATCGCAGGCAGGGTCGTAA
- a CDS encoding valine--tRNA ligase, with protein MVAFSAQDIPNRFDFSISPKIYEYWESKGFFHSEPDPTREPFTIVIPPPNVTGALHLGHALNNTLQDVLIRYKRLKGFNTLWMPGTDHAGIATQAVVERRIFESEKKSRHDLGRDELVKRIWDWKDQYEKRILGQLKRLGSSCDWERTRFTLDDTCARAVRRTFYDLFAKQWIYKGKRLVNWDTFLQTAVSDDEVFHETTDGSFWHFKYPVIDPQPGEPKFVTIATTRPETMLGDTAVAVHPDPVKALDTIEAELKVKLKEAAGKDRPAIQEQLDQIAERRETMLPQLIKLRDMALDGRKLMLPLVDREIPLVADQWAKPELGSGCVKITPAHDPNDYEVGRRQELPMINILNADGTMNETTGEYIGLTIPKARQAVIDDLDKLGLLEKIEDRKIELAYSDRSKTPIEPYLADQWFIKMDQLAQSAMDAVKDGRVKIFPSRYANGYLDWLSEKRDWPVSRQLWWGHQIPIWSIECAYKEEHDKLIAQLESDPDIKSGKANFQVERDEELEVAEKTGTIQGAVRVAMPYAQVHVCIADEDESLAKKYEAMGFVREQDVLDTWFSSALWPHSTLGWPEQTPELAYYYPTSTLITSRDIITLWVARMVLAGINNMGEVPFREVFIHPTILDGLGERMSKSKGNGVDPLDVIEKFGADSLRFGLAYLTTETQDVRMPVQFECPHCDSLIDQTKKNRQLPRVECKKCGKPFSTQWAETAEDKALPRGPVVSERFELGRNFCNKLWNAARFTMMNLEGYTPGSVLPEEMQLEDRWILSRLYTVTQEVTKSYESYGYADAARATYDFAWDEFCSFYVEILKERFQDEKQRVAAQRVITYVLDAMLRLLHPVIPFITEEIWQTLGKIAPVRGIESPTEATESIMQSTWPEIDPKWEDRSIERQFAVFQETLGSLREIRSRQNIAPKDTIEFVIRCDEPTAKLLETMSPYFLSMANAKSCGQGKDVTVPETNATMTVGDMEIFVDLKDFIDVEAEIERNEKHAQKLQQMVTSKENKLGNESFVARAPADIVARERESLEQAKQELERTQAVLAKLRESAVK; from the coding sequence CTGGTGGCGTTCTCCGCTCAGGATATTCCCAATCGATTTGATTTTTCGATCTCGCCAAAAATCTACGAATACTGGGAATCAAAGGGATTCTTTCATAGCGAGCCCGACCCGACACGCGAGCCGTTCACGATTGTCATTCCGCCGCCGAACGTGACCGGTGCCTTGCATCTGGGGCACGCGTTAAATAACACGCTGCAAGACGTGTTGATTCGTTACAAGCGATTGAAGGGCTTCAACACGCTGTGGATGCCTGGTACCGACCATGCCGGTATCGCCACCCAGGCCGTGGTGGAACGCCGCATCTTCGAATCAGAAAAGAAGAGCCGGCACGATCTCGGACGTGACGAACTCGTCAAGCGCATCTGGGATTGGAAGGACCAGTACGAGAAACGCATTCTTGGCCAGCTCAAGCGGCTGGGCAGTAGCTGCGACTGGGAACGCACCCGGTTCACGCTCGACGATACTTGTGCCCGGGCGGTGCGTCGGACCTTCTACGATCTGTTCGCCAAGCAGTGGATCTACAAGGGAAAGCGACTGGTCAACTGGGATACGTTCCTGCAAACGGCGGTGAGCGATGACGAAGTGTTCCACGAAACGACCGACGGAAGTTTCTGGCACTTCAAGTATCCTGTGATCGACCCGCAGCCAGGCGAACCGAAGTTCGTGACGATCGCCACGACGCGACCAGAAACGATGCTCGGCGATACGGCTGTGGCCGTCCATCCCGATCCAGTCAAGGCGCTCGATACAATCGAGGCCGAGCTGAAAGTGAAGCTGAAGGAAGCCGCCGGTAAGGATAGGCCTGCCATCCAGGAGCAACTGGACCAAATTGCCGAGCGCCGCGAGACAATGCTGCCGCAGCTAATTAAACTACGTGATATGGCGCTCGATGGTCGCAAGTTGATGCTGCCGCTGGTCGATCGTGAAATTCCGCTGGTGGCCGACCAATGGGCCAAGCCGGAACTCGGTTCAGGCTGCGTGAAGATCACCCCGGCCCACGACCCCAACGACTATGAAGTGGGGCGTCGTCAAGAGTTGCCGATGATCAACATTCTGAATGCCGACGGCACGATGAATGAGACGACCGGTGAGTACATCGGACTGACCATTCCCAAGGCGCGGCAGGCTGTGATCGATGATCTCGACAAGTTGGGCCTCTTGGAAAAGATCGAAGACCGCAAGATCGAGTTAGCTTATTCCGATCGCAGCAAGACGCCAATCGAGCCTTACCTGGCCGACCAGTGGTTCATCAAGATGGATCAGCTGGCCCAAAGCGCGATGGACGCCGTGAAGGATGGCCGCGTGAAGATCTTCCCTTCTCGCTACGCCAACGGCTACCTCGACTGGTTGAGCGAAAAACGGGATTGGCCGGTGAGCCGTCAGTTGTGGTGGGGACACCAGATTCCGATCTGGTCGATCGAGTGTGCTTACAAGGAAGAGCACGACAAGTTGATCGCCCAGTTGGAATCCGATCCTGACATCAAGAGCGGCAAGGCCAACTTCCAGGTTGAACGAGACGAAGAATTGGAAGTTGCCGAAAAAACTGGCACCATCCAGGGGGCCGTCCGCGTGGCCATGCCGTACGCCCAGGTGCACGTGTGCATTGCCGATGAAGACGAATCGCTGGCCAAGAAGTACGAGGCCATGGGCTTCGTCCGCGAGCAGGACGTGCTCGATACCTGGTTCAGCTCGGCCTTGTGGCCACATTCGACCCTTGGCTGGCCCGAGCAAACCCCAGAGCTGGCCTACTACTACCCAACCAGCACGCTGATCACCAGCCGCGACATTATCACGCTGTGGGTGGCTCGCATGGTGCTGGCCGGTATCAACAACATGGGAGAAGTGCCGTTCCGCGAAGTGTTCATTCACCCGACTATCTTGGATGGCTTGGGCGAACGCATGAGCAAGTCGAAGGGGAACGGTGTCGACCCGTTGGACGTGATCGAGAAGTTCGGTGCCGACTCACTCCGTTTCGGTCTGGCCTACCTGACCACCGAAACGCAGGACGTGCGCATGCCGGTGCAGTTCGAGTGCCCGCACTGCGACTCGTTGATCGATCAGACGAAGAAGAACCGTCAGCTGCCACGCGTCGAGTGCAAGAAGTGCGGCAAGCCATTCAGCACCCAGTGGGCAGAAACGGCCGAAGACAAGGCCCTGCCTCGCGGACCGGTGGTGAGCGAACGCTTCGAGTTGGGACGTAATTTCTGCAACAAGCTGTGGAATGCGGCTCGCTTCACGATGATGAACCTGGAAGGGTACACGCCAGGCAGCGTGTTGCCGGAAGAGATGCAGCTGGAAGATCGCTGGATTCTTTCGCGGCTTTACACTGTCACCCAAGAGGTGACCAAGAGTTACGAAAGCTACGGCTACGCCGATGCGGCCCGAGCGACATACGACTTTGCCTGGGACGAGTTCTGCAGCTTCTACGTGGAAATCTTGAAAGAGCGTTTCCAGGATGAGAAGCAGCGGGTCGCCGCTCAGCGGGTTATCACGTACGTGCTCGATGCGATGCTACGTCTGCTGCACCCGGTCATTCCGTTTATCACCGAAGAGATCTGGCAGACGCTCGGCAAGATCGCTCCTGTGCGTGGAATCGAGTCGCCAACCGAGGCGACCGAAAGCATCATGCAATCGACCTGGCCCGAAATCGATCCGAAGTGGGAAGACCGCTCGATCGAACGCCAGTTCGCCGTGTTCCAGGAAACGCTTGGTAGCTTGCGAGAGATTCGCAGCCGTCAGAATATCGCTCCGAAGGACACAATCGAATTCGTCATTCGCTGCGACGAGCCAACCGCCAAGCTGCTGGAAACGATGTCCCCCTACTTCCTGTCGATGGCCAATGCCAAGAGCTGCGGTCAGGGGAAGGACGTGACCGTGCCGGAAACGAATGCCACGATGACCGTGGGCGACATGGAGATCTTCGTCGACCTGAAGGACTTCATCGACGTGGAAGCCGAGATCGAACGGAACGAAAAGCACGCTCAGAAGCTTCAGCAAATGGTAACCAGCAAGGAAAACAAGCTCGGCAACGAGAGCTTCGTGGCTCGTGCCCCGGCCGATATTGTGGCCCGCGAACGCGAGAGCCTGGAGCAAGCCAAGCAGGAACTCGAGCGAACTCAGGCCGTTTTGGCCAAGCTGCGAGAATCCGCCGTGAAGTAA